One Gossypium arboreum isolate Shixiya-1 chromosome 13, ASM2569848v2, whole genome shotgun sequence genomic window, tgTGGTAGGCCTGCCtcggttttaacatttttatttgggtcgagcttggacaaaattttaagcccattttttaGGCCCGGCCCGACCCGATCCCAATGAATGGGCCTaattttttagttgagcccgaccCGAACTCGACCCGACCCAGCCCATGACCACTTCTACCTTTTACTTTGCCTTGCTCGTTCTGTTTCTTCTTTCTCAtatgttggttttttttttcgtACTATTTTGAGTTAGGTGGTAACACGTTTCATTGGGCGGCCAACGACGATGGAGTTAAGCGACAAAGCAGTGGCAGCAGTGCAAGGCAGCCAAAGGATAAGGGGAAGATAACGGGGAGAAAAGGGGAGAGCTTTGAACGTCAAATAATACCGTCAACGGCAAGACGCAACAATGGCGGTGGCGCACTAAGAGTAACGGCTAGGGTTCTTAAAAAGATTCAATTTTTATCTCGTCTGTAGTGAAGAAGAGAatgaattaatatttttaattaataaaatttaaaagaaaattaaaaaatcaattaaatggttcttttctttttaatacaCTTGGCATAATATGATTGGGTGAAAAGTAAATTTAACTTGTAAAAAATACTAAACTCAGTTGTGATTTCTAGATTTAGATATCAAATTTTTCTGATCATATTTCTtgatataatattaataagaaTTATGTATAATTTTTTCCGTCTATAATTAGAAAGATTATACATTTTATCGCAtttaagtttatattttttaaatctaaaaatacttataaattattaagttgagaTACTTTCATGTATATTACTTACCTAAAACATTAAAATGCTAAACGTTCACAAGTCTTGAAATCAATTCATATATGTCAAAAAAACTGTATTTTCAGTTTTTCAAAAAATGATCATTAAGGCGCAACTGGAATTCTATACCATTATATCCGTGATTTTAAGTCCATATGCATGAGATTCCCCATACAAGCAtgctttaaaaaatataaattacaattcTAGTTCAAGCATGGTTAAAATGTTTAAATAAGACATTAATATTATTTTAGGTAGCAGAATAATGCTATCATCAAgttaggactaaatttcaaaattctaaaaaaaaacaaacaaaaaacaaAAGATCATATTAGAAAACAAAAAGCAAAACCACTTCACATAATATTACACATAATGCTTGAACTATAGCAAAATCTAACCTAATGATTTAACGACTACTTTGAGCcaatgttaaattttaaaattttaaaaatataaaatctaaaCTAAAAAGATTAAAGTAAAAATGCCTAATTCCgcaatttatatttattatcaaTATCATAATGGAGACTAACAAAACCTAAATTTAAATCTTCACTTCTTTTATCTTCACTTTTAATAaaagtaatttaatttaaattaaaagtgtTTATAAGTTGAGTCAAGCGGATTTGGACTAAACTTAAGTATGATATTAACATGCTATATGTTTACTCGAACCTAACCTAACTTGAAATATGAACCTAAAATTTTACCAAAACTTACTCATAATTGTAACTTGTTAATCCAAATCTATTTTAAACCTatccatattatttttaaaatttttaaaatgtatatttatattattcttaattttttcattcattaaaattttatatatattcatcTTAAGAATCTTAAgaatttttaatgtttacattatgaTACTACTATATAGtactatagatttaatttttacatataaaataacatataaaaataataatatatagaaaCTTTGGATGAGCTTTAAATGTGCCGAGCCGATCTGATTGTTTTATCCAAGTTcgtttttatatttaatatttttatttaaatcctttcaaatttcaaacttcaaaCGGATCTAGCACATAAACAGTACTAAGTTCTAATTTAAACCAAAAGTATAAAAGAATCTAATATTttcattataatataaaataaaagatgtTGTAAGACCTAACCAAATCTAAAACATGATAAAGAGAACCTGAAATGATTCAAATACAAAATAACCCGGAACCAAACATAGTTGAATACAAAATGCACGGAACCCAAAATGACCGCCCAACCCTGGTAAAGCCAGTCCAATTGCCACCCTTAGCTCCCACTCTGAAGTTGGTATGGAATTTCAATCTCGACCCTAAGTTGAGATCAGAGGATACACTGAGATACAACATACAAATGAAAGAATCGAACGATTAGGAGTTGggacaaaatttacacatttacaTCCTTTTCATCCTTGACCGCATCCAGTGACTTCAGTTCCGCCAACAACTGTCCATACTCGCGTTGCACCTCTCTCATTTCATTTTTAAGCTCTTCTACCTGTCCCAGTTAAAGGTTAGATTTAGTTAAAGTCCATAATTATTGATACAAGATTTGAGAGACCAACAGATTTAAATACCTTGATGGTAAGTTCTTCCCCTCTCTTGTCATACTCCAAGCATCTAAAATACAACAATTGCCAGCAGTTAGCTGCCAGTTCATTGCTGGGCTAAATTTTGAGACTAAAGACTGGTTATCACAAAATACATGTGATAAATCTATATATAAGAATTTGATGTCTTTCACAGAACTAATAAAACCATTTCAGTGAAAGATGTGGAAACCACGTAGACATATTCTACTCACTTTGCACGAAGCTTCTTGTTTTCTTGCAACAAGTTCCGGGTTTCTTCATCTCTCAAGTGATTTCCAATACCATTGAGAGGCTACACCGAAAAAAAAAAGGCACACAAGGTTAGCAATAGAAATCTGTTTTGTTAATGAGACTGATATATACTACAAGGAGTAAGCAAAAGaaaaccaaattttcaaacaGCTGCGTAAAGAAAGATAGAACTAATCAATACTACTGACTTGCTAATGTAATTGCCCATGTAACCAACTAAATACAATACCACTCAGAATTTGGCAGCAAACTCATAGAATGAGCAGGAAGACTAGAAGGGTTTGCATACATTTACTGAAAAGAATCACGCTTTCATTGAAGCATAAAACAGTGAACTTAGTTGCATCTTTAGCAGATTCCAGTTTCTGCAATGAACCTATTACCCCCTCTTTGTATTCTAATAATTGTAAGAGCATGCTCCCTACACAGACCTGTAGATATGTTTTGCAACCCGTCCCTGCTTGGCGTTTCACCTTTTCAATTTTTACCAGGTCAACATGTTCTTTCCTTTTCATAGGCAATCCTGTTTAACCACAAGACACCATGACTTGAAAATAATAAGATCATATTAGTGCCAAAAAAAGATTGATATAGTACTTACCTTGCATGCTTCTTCCATGAGAGGAGATGGGGATTGACTGCTCGGCAACATCTAAACGTCCTTTTACTCTATCAGAAACCATATAAGTTTTGTTCAACCCAACAGATTCTTGCACACTGCTCTGTCCTGTAAAATGAGATGAATAATGAGATGCTGGTGGCTGAGACTTTTTCCTGATCTGGTATCCAATTAGTCCGCAATGATAATCCCTGCCAGATAGAATAATGAGCTTCAGGTATCTGTGATGAACATGAACTGAAAACCTCATGAAGTATCATAAAAGAAATTAAGGATCACATTGCAAACATGCAACAAAGGCACAGTATATGATGCCTAAATCCATACtccaaaataatattttcaagCCATCAAATTTAGCATTTGTATAAAAACAGAAGCATGAAGTTAATATTTTTCTCagcaaataataaaaaatattagaacatagtttttaatttttatcccAAACATACAATGAAAACATGAAAAATGCAGACTTCCTACCATAAACATCCATGGTAAGCCTATAGGTAGATATTGCAAAAAGAGAAATTGCAAGGCCAATTAGATAGGAAGAAAACTAGGAGTAAAACAAGTGGGAGAAACAACAAACTATGAAGCATACATGTGACTAGGGTAGCGTTTGGTATCACTTGTAAGATCACATGGTCATAAGATGATTAAGGTAATTTGATCATGAGTGATTTCATATTATCATGTTTTGGTATAACACTATAAATTACTGGCGATCTTAAACTACAATATTTggtaataaaaggaaaaaaaatcatttagaacaaattatccaaaatacccttactataGAGAAAAAAAATTGCTTGCTTACTGGCATATTTCACTTTTTTTTGGAATCCAAAATTTTTCTCTTCAGAAAATTTTTGTGCGTAAAATTACACCATGAGCAACAAAACTATTGATGCCAGCACCTTAAAACACAAGCCTCAAATTTTTTAGCCAAGTTTAGAGAGGTCTATGCCAAGAATTAGCAAGCATTTTGTCACATGTTTTCCCAATTTTATCTAGACAGTTAGTGAAAAAATAGTGTTAATGAAAATTACCTTCATTGATCCTTTTGGATGGAAATCAAATCACTGCTTAAGGCAGTTTATATCACTGCAATGATTTAATATTAATGCCACATAGGATTCTCAAATTACTGAAAAACACAGTGATGTAATCATCGAATGTAGATCACCCTAATTTTGGGATGAACACTTCATACCACACATCCCCTTAGGCTTTATATAATAGATTACCAGTATTCAaattctaaaaagaaaaaaagggattACCAGTATTCCCATGTCATTTCCTTCAAGCGACCTTCAAGCTTCTGAAAAAGGGAAGTTCTCTCAAAATCTTGTTTGTTATGAGTTGGCTCAACGAAATTAGCTTCCAAAACACCTGaaagaacaaaaaaataaattttaaaaagaaagaaaaaactttGTACCAAGATTTTAGGTGTAATTAACCTACAATGCAGAAAAAGGAATCAAATATCAACAAGTTAATATATCCTTACCAACCACACCTCTACCCCTACTGTCTGAATAGCTAACGACCTGCCAAAATGGCTGCAAAAGAAGGAAAAGGAAAGACTTGAAGAAACCAACAATTGTCACTTGAAACAAACATGTAAATAAATTGTGTGCAGCAGAACAATTCTCATCCTTAAAGACATCCAGAGGCATGTAATGCAAATGCCAAGGAGAACAACTTCCCTCAAAGATACCTATGCACAGACAGATTATATAACAATCCACAATAACTATTGATACAGTATTCCTGAACCCAATCCTACGACAGAAATGACATTTTGTTCAAGGAAAATTagaaatgatttatttataagttGGACAATCATGAGCTTTGCAGATCAGaagctatttttaaaattttatgaagctTCTGATATTAACTTATTATCATTTTTTCTATATAAAAAGAACTATTATCATTTTAGATTACCAGAAATCAAAGAATATATGTACTTAATTCTTCGAGGCACAAAAAAAGGTTtcaataaaaatgaataaaaggcCATGACAAACCAAGTATGTTTCTatactagactcctatatttaaATCCACCAAACATAACATGGTTGAAAATCAGCAGTGTTATTTTTCAGGGAGAACTATAAATGAGCAACATTTTGAGATATAGCTGGAACAAAGGATATGTTCGTTTATTTCACCAAATGAAGTTATACCATTTAGTCATTAGCATGTTTCATCCCTAACATTAACAAAGAAAGTCTAACCATCAAAAAAAGGTTAAACTTTTTCATGACAGTTACCAGAATTAGACGGTTCTTGTGgtagacacaaaatccatggatATTAACTCGAGGAGCTTCTTTAAGGAAACCAATTGTAGATACAACAGCACCCTGCATTTAAATCAGAAAGCAGAAATGTAATACATGCAAGAGTCAAAGAAACATCCAGACAATCACCATCAAGGGATTCAAGGAATACAATCATATCCATGCGAGCAACTTCCAGTAAAATTTGCAGTGGCAGTACCCAACAGATGTAAAGGCAGTAGGCTAATTTCATGCTAAATTACAGAGGATGGCTGTTTAGAATAGGAAAAACAGTGGTTCATATAGATCACTAGTTTTCAAAGAAGATACTATGATAAGTAACAAAGATAATGCTCGGAATAAGTAATAGTACCTCCACAGATCCAACGCTTTGTGGTTTATACAAGATATACTCTATATATTTCAGATCATCAGCAATGTTATGATGCTCAACAATTTCTCCACGCAATATTATTCTGAAAGTTTCAGGAATTCGCAAATACAAGATGGACAGATATACCTGTATGGTGAGACAGAATCGAACTTAAGAAACATGAATCCTTTTACTCATTAGTTTAACATAAAATATACAGAAACTACAGACTCACACGAAGAGAATGATGGTAACGTCTAGCAATGTGTTGTTCATTTACAGCTTTCCAAGCAGGGATTGTATCAACCTTTTTGATGTCTCCACTAATGCAAATATCCTGCAGAGAGAATAATAAGATTTCACTTGAAAGAGGGTACAAAATTTATTGGAAAAAAGACGGAAGAGGATGAACAAAAAAATTTCAACCTTTTCatcagaatcgaagtctagctctGAATTCCCATCATTATTGAGCCATAAATTGTAGATGATAATTTTTGTGCCATGGGAACCAATGTCATCAAACTGCACTTAGATGAAGATATGTGAAGTTAGTGAGACAAGAATAACTTCAAAGaccaaaaattttcatgaaatgtCAAATAAAAGACATTTCTCAGTTTGATCCATGCTCCACTGCTCCAGATGAGGTGTTGTATAAATTCAAAGTAGATTTCAGTTTGAAGTGAAATTTACTTTACCCAATTAAATGTAATTTTTAGGAAGCTATTTTAATTACCTACTGTCTCACCAAACCCATGTTCCCCTTGTGCACTTGGCCATTCTTTTCTGACTCTAAAACAAATTAAGGGGACAACAATACAAAGAATCTTCTTAAAACCATAACAACAAAAACACATGAGCTTTATTTGAATGCACGGTTAATTTTATGGGTTGAATCACGTCACTCAAACCAATGTAAAAGAATGACATAACTAGGCTTGAAGGTCATCAAGCCAAGGGTTAAAAATTTGAAGTCAAATATAGAATTCGCCAGTCAAAAGTCTATAAAGTATTTTCAAGAAAAACTCAGCTCGGATTTAGGATATTTTGCTTACACCATATGGTATTCCATTTAACACAATATCCTTAATTCAACAAATATAATATTcctgtttttctttttttgtcttCTATTTTCCATTTTGATTTAAGCCTATTATATTAAGCCTAACTTTTAGAATGTAGTATTTCGTATCATTTTCAACATTACAAGGTGATCTTACCACTTGTGATTAGAAATCACCTTATTTGGCCAGCAACCATTAGTTCTTAAGAATTAAAGGTTATATATTTGCGCTTGATATCAAAGAAAATTCAATTTCGCAAATGTTAGTGATGAACAATTCAATTAGCAGCAATAATAGTAGTTGGCAATTCCATGgagaaagtaaaataaataaaaatgaagaaaTGTCTAAGGCCTACTTGCTTCAAAAGCTCAGCTTCTGTTGAAAATGGAGACCATTTTAACAGAATGGAAAGATTAGACGCAAAATGTTCTCTACCATGCAACACGTCCAAAGTGCCACTTGACAAATTAAGCTCGTAATCCACCTGCAGTTTGCACAAAGATCTTATAGTATGCATTGGAAACTAACATAAACTCAATGGAATTAGAATGCTCACCATAGGTACAACTATTCTGTCATGGCATGTTCTTGTCAAAAATGAATAAGAGAGTAGACCAATGCTTTGAGTCAATGACCTGATCAAGAAATAAAAGGAATTAACAATTTAAAAGTAGCAATACAAGcgtaaaagaaaaaaagtaaGATACTCCATATATGCCTAAGATAGAACAGAAAAATCTCTTCAGCTAACAGAACCCAAGCTCATACACAACTTTATTCACTTGAATCACATAAAAGCAAAGCTTACATTAGGAATTTTAGATTATTAGAAATTAGTGAGTTAAACTATATACGAAGCCAAACATCAATCTTCATTTGGGATGGTTTCCACACAAAAACTTAATTCCTTGTCAAGGCCCACCCTCATGTACCAAACCAAGATGACACAAGAACAAAAAAGCTCAACTGTGACCTCCTAAAACATTCAAGTATGCATGTAGTGATAAACTGATACGAATAATAATGATTCAACCCATCACCCCCAGTTCAACAACTTCCAAACTTTGAGTCACATGACATCCAAAAGCCTAAACTCAGGTTGCAAGAAAAGTCACTTGAACCCTAATATGCAATCCATCTATCTTACTAATTTTTAACACGGGTTGGACAATCAattctttaaaataaatataacaagttaaaataatattGCTCCCTTGTGTTCTgagggagaaaaaaaaaaaaagattgataGCCTTATCATTGCAAAATTTTCCAGCAATACTTCAGTTTTtttcataaataaaaattatttttcatcaGAAATTTATGGAAATGACAAATTTATCCTATAAAccaacatgaaataataataaactttAATAGTCTACCTATAGAAAACATACAAGACTAACAAGAATACAATTTTGATGCACGAGGA contains:
- the LOC108479587 gene encoding protein MICRORCHIDIA 6 isoform X1; protein product: MNCLDVVDLSSDDELGEVDLKPVKLEPGTIGSMIQQQQNHSVQPVKLFSSKTQARKQASEENKSPNNALSTGQSSTSVLEQCQSPGDDTGVCSTSAVSPAPICRQFWKAGSYEGGLGSKVTLQNSTNYLHVHPLFLHSNATSHKWAFGAVAELLDNAIDEIQNGATFVIVDKTSNPRDGSPALLVQDDGGGMDPEAIRRCMSFGFSDKKSKSAIGQYGNGFKTSSMRLGADVIVFSRHLDDRSLTQSIGLLSYSFLTRTCHDRIVVPMVDYELNLSSGTLDVLHGREHFASNLSILLKWSPFSTEAELLKQFDDIGSHGTKIIIYNLWLNNDGNSELDFDSDEKDICISGDIKKVDTIPAWKAVNEQHIARRYHHSLRVYLSILYLRIPETFRIILRGEIVEHHNIADDLKYIEYILYKPQSVGSVEGAVVSTIGFLKEAPRVNIHGFCVYHKNRLILPFWQVVSYSDSRGRGVVGVLEANFVEPTHNKQDFERTSLFQKLEGRLKEMTWEYWDYHCGLIGYQIRKKSQPPASHYSSHFTGQSSVQESVGLNKTYMVSDRVKGRLDVAEQSIPISSHGRSMQGLPMKRKEHVDLVKIEKVKRQAGTGCKTYLQPLNGIGNHLRDEETRNLLQENKKLRAKCLEYDKRGEELTIKVEELKNEMREVQREYGQLLAELKSLDAVKDEKDVNVVEIEIPYQLQSGS
- the LOC108479587 gene encoding protein MICRORCHIDIA 6 isoform X2, with protein sequence MNCLDVVDLSSDDELGEVDLKPVKLEPGTIGSMIQQQQNHSVQPVKLFSSKTQARKQASEENKSPNNALSTGQSSTSVLEQCQSPGDDTGVCSTSAVSPAPICRQFWKAGSYEGGLGSKVTLQNSTNYLHVHPLFLHSNATSHKWAFGAVAELLDNAIDEIQNGATFVIVDKTSNPRDGSPALLVQDDGGGMDPEAIRRCMSFGFSDKKSKSAIGQYGNGFKTSSMRLGADVIVFSRHLDDRSLTQSIGLLSYSFLTRTCHDRIVVPMVDYELNLSSGTLDVLHGREHFASNLSILLKWSPFSTEAELLKQFDDIGSHGTKIIIYNLWLNNDGNSELDFDSDEKDICISGDIKKVDTIPAWKAVNEQHIARRYHHSLRVYLSILYLRIPETFRIILRGEIVEHHNIADDLKYIEYILYKPQSVGSVEGAVVSTIGFLKEAPRVNIHGFCVYHKNRLILPFWQVVSYSDSRGRGVVGVLEANFVEPTHNKQDFERTSLFQKLEGRLKEMTWEYWDYHCGLIGYQIRKKSQPPASHYSSHFTGQSSVQESVGLNKTYMVSDRVKGRLDVAEQSIPISSHGRSMQGLPMKRKEHVDLVKIEKVKRQAGTGCKTYLQPLNGIGNHLRDEETRNLLQENKKLRAKCLEYDKRGEELTIKVEELKNEMREVQREYGQLLAELKSLDAVKDEKDGRD